One window from the genome of Hydra vulgaris chromosome 02, alternate assembly HydraT2T_AEP encodes:
- the LOC136075764 gene encoding uncharacterized protein LOC136075764 has product MDVVDNVQTGDNVEDLNGENISENGNNLIDVEDKNTSCTVNRRKRKKTSNVWKSFEEVSETYKNGTITYKVKCKGCLQSWQKQKSGATTQLKRHIGLCIPLRTRGKNKGLPFLPEGNTGLDVSLKELSLNYDPKKIREIQAKMFIAHEYPFNMIEHKRFNIFAKALNYKYQKVSKVTLKSDCIKVYQTEKDKLKNMLKNVSRVCLTSDNWTSNQTVGYICVTIHFVDKIGY; this is encoded by the coding sequence ATGGATGTTGTTGATAATGTTCAAACTGGGGATAATGTTGAGGATTTGAATGGTGAAAATATCAGTGAAAATGGTAACAATTTAATTGACGTGGAAGATAAGAATACAAGTTGTACTGTTAATagaagaaagagaaaaaaaacttctaatgTTTGGAAATCTTTTGAAGAGGTGTCTGAAACTTATAAGAATGGTACAATAACTTATAAGGTGAAGTGCAAAGGATGTCTTCAGTCTTggcaaaaacaaaaatctgGAGCTACAACACAACTAAAAAGACACATAGGCTTATGCATACCACTGAGGACTAGAGGGAAGAATAAGGGATTGCCTTTTCTGCCAGAAGGTAATACTGGATTGGATGTTAGTCTTAAAGAACTCTCTTTAAATTATGATCCAAAAAAAATTCGAGAGATACAAGCTAAGATGTTTATTGCACATGAGTATCCCTTTAATATGATTGAACACAAGCGGTTTAACATCTTTGCAAAGGCTTTGAATTACAAGTACCAAAAGGTGTCAAAAGTTACCCTCAAATCTGATTGTATCAAGGTGTATCAAACTGAAAAGGACAAATTAAAGAACATGTTGAAAAATGTTAGTAGGGTGTGTTTAACTTCAGACAACTGGACTTCAAATCAAACAGTTGGGTATATTTGTGTCACTAttcattttgttgataaaattggatattaa
- the LOC136075765 gene encoding uncharacterized protein LOC136075765, with the protein MSKPLPTHGFKWMDENEIENWKSTTCTLEVDLDYLEHLHDEHNDYPLAPERLNIDKVEKLVHNLNNKKKYIVHYENLKLYERFGLKITKIHRGIKFEERAWLNEYIELNTNLRTKATNDFEKDFFKLMNNSVFGKTMENIENRVDIRLVTDRNEAIKLASEPNFESRTIFDENLIAIHMKRTKLKYAKPIYLGMCIIDLSKTLMYEFHYDYIKYTDRSKLLFTDTDSLAYENKTEDFYYDISKDIESKFDTSEFNPNHPAISNVGFKAGLNKKVIGMFKDDAGRAQIEEYVGLRSKLYSYKVHRKDNKKC; encoded by the coding sequence ATGAGTAAACCACTTCCAACACATGGTTTTAAATGGATGGAcgaaaatgaaatagaaaactGGAAATCAACTACATGTACACTAGAAGTCGATTTAGATTACCTTGAACATCTACATGATGAACATAATGATTATCCACTTGCACCTGAAagattaaatattgataaagttGAGAAATTAGTCCACAACTtgaataataagaaaaagtatatagtacattatgaaaatctaaaactatATGAAAGATTTGGATTAAAGATTACTAAAATTCACAGAGGcataaagtttgaagaaagaGCATGGCTCAATGAATACATCGAACTAAATACAAACCTTAGAACTAAAGCAAcgaatgattttgaaaaagacttttttaaactgatgAACAACTCAGTATTTGGAAAAACAATGGAGAACATTGAGAACAGAGTTGATATTAGATTAGTAACAGACAGAAATGAAGCTATTAAACTAGCATCAGAACCGAACTTTGAAAGTAGAacaatatttgatgaaaacttaatagcaatacatatgaaaagaacaaaattaaaatatgctaAACCAATTTACTTAGGAATGTGTATAATAGATTTGAGCAAAACTCTAATGtatgaatttcattatgattacataaaatataCTGATCGATCAAAACTATTATTCACAGATACAGATTCTTTAGCATACGAAAATAAAACCGAAGACTTTTATTACGATATTTCTAAAGATATTGAAAgcaaatttgatacaagtgagTTTAACCCAAATCACCCAGCAATTAGTAATGTAGGATTTAAAGCTGGTCTTAATAAGAAAGTAataggaatgtttaaagatgatGCTGGAAGAGCACAAATTGAAGAATATGTAGGACTCAGATCAAAGTTGTATTCTTACAAAGTACACagaaaagataacaaaaaatgttaa
- the LOC136075766 gene encoding uncharacterized protein LOC136075766, giving the protein MDINFIEYNPIKAKSYILFNKNLATKKAIINIKNEDNQYKELKNQAEKINWDKIEFPVSLNQITQFEKNNQDISVNVYGYENSEVHILHVSKNNDRKHLIDLLLTSNGETNHYCLIKNLSRLLSSQTSRQNTKVYYCRNCSLGFNSEESLSNHKSYCDTHDSVRIELPPPNSTIQFTNHNKSMRVPFVEYADFESQIEKQIDTCEPNPNESYTKQYQKHILSSFCYYFKCFDESFYQSSPVTFTASSETDDVAQIFVDSLQEDIKKICDNIKFPKKMIFTPGNKDDFNAAISCHICGEDLVKDKVRDHCHFTGKYRVLFHNLSGYDFHLFIKKLSGGKLSCIPNNEEKYISFSREIKLDEYIKEGVYPYDWVDSVDKFNETQLPPKELFFSKLNNEDISDNEYSHAQTVWKEFHCKTFRDYHDLYNVSDVFLLADVFENFRDVCMNCYKLDPAWYYTSPGLAWDAALKKIKVKLELLSDYDMILMIKKGTRGGISMISNRLGASNNKYMGDDSMTKAKNQHSYNI; this is encoded by the exons aTGGATATCAATTTTATTGAGTATAATCCTATTAAAGctaaatcatatattttatttaataaaaatttagcaactaaaaaagcaataattaatataaagaatGAAGATAATCAAT aTAAAGAGCTTAAAAATCaagctgaaaaaataaactgggATAAAATAGAATTTCCAGTATCATTAAATCAAATTACACAATTTGAAAAGAACAATCAAGATATCAGTGTCAATGTATATGGTTATGAAAATTCAGAAGTTCATATTTTGCACGTATCAAAGAATAATGATCGAAAACATTTAATAGATTTACTATTAACCTCAAATGGAGAAACGAATCATtactgtttaataaaaaatttaagcagattactttcatcacaaacATCTAGACAAAATACTAAAGTGTATTATTGTAGAAATTGTTCGTTAGGGTTTAATTCTGAAGAATCATTATCTAATCATAAATCTTATTGTGATACACATGATTCAGTACGTATCGAACTTCCACCACCAAATTCAACAATACAATTTACTAATCACAATAAATCAATGAGAGTTCCGTTTGTAGAATATGCTGACTTTGAAAGtcaaattgaaaaacaaattgaCACTTGTGAACCCAATCCAAATGAATCTTATactaaacaatatcaaaaacatATTCTAAGTTCAttctgttattattttaaatgttttgatgaaAGTTTTTATCAAAGCAGTCCAGTCACATTTACTGCAAGTAGTGAAACAGATGATGTTgcacaaatttttgttgatagTTTACAAGAAGATATTAAGAAAATTTGTGATAATAtcaaatttccaaaaaagatgatatttacTCCTGGAAACAAGGATGATTTTAATGCTGCAATATCATGTCACATTTGTGGAGAAGATCTTGTAAAAGATAAAGTACGTGACCATTGTCATTttactggaaaatatagag tactatttcacaatttatctggCTATGATTTTcacttatttataaagaaattatcaGGAGGAAAATTGAGTTGCATACCaaacaatgaagaaaagtatattagCTTTTCTAGAGAAATTAAATTAGATGAGTATATTAAAGAAG gcGTATATCCATATGACTGGGTAGACtctgttgataaatttaatgaaacccaattaccaccaaaagaattattcttttcaaaattgaacaatGAAGATATAAGTGATAATGAATACTCACATGCACAAACTGTATGGAAGGAGTTTCATTGCAAAACATTTAGAGATTATCATGACTTGTACAACGTTTCAGATGTGTTTCTACTAGCTGAcgtctttgaaaattttagagatgttTGTATGAATTGTTataaattagatcctgcttggtatTATACAtcaccaggattagcttgggatgcagcattgaagaaaataaaagtaaaattagaacTGCTGAGCGATTACGATATGATCCTAATGATAAAGAAAGGAACAAGAGGTGGAATCAGTATGATATCCAATAGATTAGGAGCTTCTAATAATAAGTACATGGGTGATGATAGTATGACAAAAGCAAAGAATCAACATTCATACAATATCTAG
- the LOC136075763 gene encoding uncharacterized protein LOC136075763, with the protein MELWKIEEKVQSITVDNASSNDIAATCLKNNLISRSKLYFKSHIFHVRCAAHILNLLVQDRIKEIAFASDSIRETVKYLKKSPSRLCKFGQIAKQTDVPTNMGLRLDVATRTKYLTASLYLIQVWSVKHMLNTHLASDDEYMRKMAATMSIKFDKYWGDCNMLMSIASVLDPSFKMEFLKFIFPQLYNVVDSQDHLKKVMEVLKELYQTYVSESETTGSKDTTIKDKKQFSSNLQQVIDFEQFCDTNSVAEKTELELYLEEKRFKCEPSTHFTFDVLGWWKVHSINKSILSMMAREILSIPLTSVASESAFSAGGRVLDSFRSSLSLETVEALVCCARWLKDDQDKKVDLEDGNLNVVIPTFLNSTI; encoded by the exons ATGGAATTATGGAAAATAGAAGAAAAGGTTCAATCAATAACTGTTGACAATGCAAGTTCAAATGATATAGCTGCTACGTgcttgaaaaacaatttaatttcacGAAGTAAGCTCTATTTCAAATCTCATATATTTCATGTTCGTTGTGCTGCACATATATTAAATCTTTTGGTGCAAGATAGGATAAAAGAGATTGCTTTTGCTAGTGATAGTATTAGAGAAACAGTGAAGTATTTAAAGAAATCTCCTTCTCGTTTATGTAAATTTGGACAAATTGCAAAGCAAACGGATGTTCCAACGAACATGGGGTTGCGACTTGATGTCGCAACAC GAACCAAATATCTAACAGCAAGTTTATATCTTATTCAAGTTTGGAGTGTGAAACACATGTTAAACACACATCTTGCAAGTGATGATGAGTACATGAGGAAAATGGCAGCAACTATGTCTATTAAATTTGACAAATATTGGGGTGATTGCAACATGTTGATGTCAATTGCTTCTGTCTTGGATCCTAGTTTCAAAATGGAGTTTTTGAAGTTCATTTTTCCTCAACTGTACAATGTTGTAGATAGTCAAGATCATCTCAAGAAGGTTATGGAAGTGCTCAAAGAGTTGTACCAAACATATGTTAGTGAAAGTGAGACAACGGGATCAAAAGATACAACCATTAaggataaaaaacaattttcctCAAATTTGCAGCAAGTTATTGACTTTGAGCAGTTTTGCGACACAAATTCAGTAGCTGAAAAGACGGAGTTGGAACTTTATCTTGAGGAAAAGCGTTTCAAATGTGAACCGTCAACCCACTTTACTTTTGATGTACTAGGTTGGTGGAAGGTGCATAGCATTAATAAATCAATCCTCTCAATGATGGCACGAGAAATACTTTCAATTCCACTAACATCAGTTGCTTCAGAATCTGCATTTAGCGCAGGAGGTCGAGTGCTTGATTCATTTAGAAGTTCATTATCACTTGAAACAGTCGAAGCTTTGGTTTGTTGTGCAAGATGGTTAAAAGATGATCAAGATAAAAAG GTTGATCTTGAAGATGGAAATTTGAATGTTGTTATACCGACGTTTCTTAATTCTACTATATGA
- the LOC136075767 gene encoding uncharacterized protein LOC136075767 has translation MFALPSKAYLLFEGQLVKADGTAYANADAVALTNNDTTSTAVLADNTGFATRQAYLIQKPTTKGTFSFCVPLRHIFGFCDDYDKVIYGLKHTITLTRQSDDNAVFRLAAVAEGKVNLTKISLFMPNLIPSSVVEKKLYGEIERKVTVPLSFRMRQCDTTTFQQATSFIWPLSIRTSPENPR, from the exons ATGTTCGCACTTCCATCTAAAGCGTATCTCTTATTTGAAGGACAACTTGTTAAAGCTGATGGAACAGCTTATGCTAATGCAGATGCAGTGGCGCTTACAAATAATG ATACTACATCAACAGCAGTACTTGCTGATAACACAGGGTTTGCAACAAGACAAGCATACCTAATTCAGAAACCAACTACAAAAGGAACATTTTCATTTTGCGTACCTTTAAGACACATTTTTGGATTCTGTGATGATTACGACAAAGTTATTTATGGGCTTAAACATACAATAACTCTTACAAGACAAAGTGATGATAATGCAGTTTTTAGGCTTGCTGCTGTAGCTGAAGGAAAAGTTAATCTTACTAAAATATCATTGTTTATGCCAAATTTGATACCATCAAGTGTAGTAGAGAAAAAACTTTATGGGGAAATTGAAAGAAAAGTGACAGTTCCATTAAGTTTTAGAATGCGTCAGTGTGATACTACAACTTTTCAACAAGCTACTTCATTTATTTGGCCGTTGTCTATAAGGACATCTCCTGAAAATCCAAGATAA